One segment of Nostoc piscinale CENA21 DNA contains the following:
- a CDS encoding NAD(P)H-quinone oxidoreductase subunit 4, whose product MIADGFPWLTAIILLPLVASMLIPVLPDKDGKLVRWYALGVAIADFTLMCYAFWKHYDASSATFQLAEKYTWVPQLGFSWAVSVDGISAPLVLLAGLVTTLSMFAAWQVNLKPRLFYFLMLLLYGAQIGVFVAQDLLLFFIMWELELVPVYLLVSIWGGQKRRYAATKFLLYTAAASIFILVAGLAMALYGNNTTFDIVELSAKNYPLALELWLYAGLLIAFGVKLAVFPLHTWLPDAHGEASAPVSMLLAGVLLKMGGYGLIRLNLEMLSDAHVYFAPVLATLGVINIIYGALNSFAQTNMKRRLAYSSISHMGFVLLGIASFTDVGVSGAMLQMLSHGLIAAVLFFLAGVTYDRTHTMAMESMGGIGQIMPKVFALFTAGAMASLALPGMSGFVSELQVFVGITTSDIYSPTFCTVMVFLAAVGVILTPIYLLSMLRQVFYGTGAELSCDIGNSAFENQEDEGTVCFGTDCLLPSEAVYRDAQPREIFIAACFLVLIIGVGIYPKLATQMYDVKTVAVNTQVRQSYIQFAEAKPEIYAKGLFAPQIAQPEVLGIIK is encoded by the coding sequence ATGATAGCGGATGGATTTCCTTGGCTAACCGCGATTATTCTGCTCCCACTCGTTGCTTCCATGCTCATTCCCGTGCTGCCTGATAAAGACGGCAAACTTGTGCGCTGGTATGCTTTAGGTGTGGCGATCGCGGATTTTACCTTGATGTGCTATGCCTTTTGGAAGCATTACGATGCCAGCAGTGCAACTTTTCAACTCGCGGAGAAATATACCTGGGTGCCTCAGTTGGGGTTCAGTTGGGCAGTTTCAGTCGATGGAATATCCGCGCCACTTGTGCTACTGGCAGGATTAGTAACAACCCTTTCAATGTTTGCCGCATGGCAAGTTAACCTCAAGCCACGCTTGTTTTACTTCTTGATGTTGCTGCTGTATGGCGCACAAATCGGCGTATTCGTCGCCCAAGACTTACTGTTGTTCTTCATTATGTGGGAACTAGAATTAGTTCCTGTTTATTTACTTGTCTCTATTTGGGGTGGTCAAAAACGTCGTTACGCTGCCACCAAATTCTTACTTTATACCGCCGCAGCTTCTATTTTTATTCTCGTAGCGGGCTTGGCAATGGCGCTCTACGGCAATAATACAACCTTCGATATAGTCGAACTTAGTGCAAAGAATTATCCTTTAGCTTTAGAACTGTGGTTATATGCTGGGTTATTAATTGCCTTTGGTGTCAAATTAGCCGTATTTCCCTTACATACATGGTTGCCTGATGCCCACGGTGAAGCATCAGCCCCTGTATCCATGCTATTAGCAGGTGTACTGCTGAAAATGGGTGGATATGGGTTAATTCGCCTAAATTTAGAAATGCTTTCTGATGCCCATGTTTACTTTGCACCAGTTCTTGCAACTCTCGGTGTCATCAATATTATTTATGGTGCATTAAACTCCTTCGCCCAGACGAACATGAAGCGCCGCCTCGCTTATTCGTCTATTTCTCACATGGGCTTTGTACTTTTGGGAATTGCCTCCTTCACTGATGTCGGTGTCAGTGGTGCAATGCTGCAAATGCTTTCCCACGGTTTAATTGCCGCAGTCCTATTTTTCTTAGCTGGTGTTACATACGATCGCACCCATACAATGGCAATGGAAAGTATGGGCGGTATTGGTCAAATTATGCCAAAAGTATTTGCCCTGTTTACCGCTGGCGCAATGGCATCACTAGCACTTCCCGGTATGAGTGGCTTTGTGAGTGAACTACAAGTATTTGTTGGCATTACCACCAGTGACATTTACAGTCCTACATTCTGCACCGTCATGGTGTTCTTAGCCGCCGTCGGAGTTATCCTCACCCCGATTTATCTGCTGTCGATGTTGCGACAAGTATTTTACGGTACTGGCGCAGAACTCAGCTGTGATATTGGTAACTCTGCTTTTGAAAATCAAGAAGATGAAGGTACAGTTTGCTTTGGTACAGACTGTCTCCTACCAAGCGAAGCAGTTTACCGAGATGCCCAACCGCGTGAAATCTTTATCGCCGCTTGCTTCTTGGTACTGATTATTGGTGTTGGTATTTATCCCAAATTAGCTACGCAAATGTATGATGTCAAAACTGTGGCTGTTAACACCCAAGTACGCCAATCATATATTCAATTTGCCGAAGCCAAGCCCGAAATTTATGCCAAGGGATTATTTGCACCCCAAATTGCCCAACCGGAAGTTTTAGGAATCATTAAATAA
- a CDS encoding DUF58 domain-containing protein has protein sequence MIPSQRLYLFLISAIAIAPILSLFITIPVSIAIILFFDAIILILMIVDGLRVRPLRAQIKRDLPQRLSIGRDNPVMLTVTAANTDAIIQIRDYYPAEFGVSTPTLTSTIPANTTQDLTYTVHPRQRGEFPWGNIQVRQLGTWKLAWHNWQIPQNVPVKVYPDLIGLRSLSIRLTLQSSGSIRQSRRMGIGTEFAELRNYHTGDDLRFIDWKATARRTTGNTPPLVRVLEPEQEQTLIILLDRGRLMTAQVKGLQRFDWGLNATLSLALAGLHRGDRVGVGVFDRQMHTWVAPERGQSHLGKLIDYLTPIQPVLLESDYLGAVTNVVQRQTRRALVVVITDLVDVTASTELLAALSRLAPRYLPFCVTLRDPQVDHLAHTFTQEVTAAYSRAVALDLLAQRQVAFAQLKQKGVLVLDAPANQITDQLVERYLQLKARNQL, from the coding sequence ATGATTCCTTCTCAACGACTTTATTTATTCTTGATATCGGCAATTGCGATCGCTCCCATCCTATCCTTATTTATCACAATTCCCGTTAGCATCGCCATCATTTTATTCTTTGATGCCATTATTCTGATATTGATGATTGTGGATGGGTTGCGAGTCCGTCCATTACGAGCGCAAATCAAGCGCGACTTACCGCAACGCTTATCAATTGGGCGAGATAATCCGGTAATGTTGACGGTAACAGCCGCAAACACGGATGCAATTATTCAAATTCGTGATTACTATCCCGCAGAATTTGGCGTATCTACCCCAACACTCACCAGCACTATTCCCGCTAACACTACCCAAGATTTAACTTACACTGTCCACCCCAGACAACGGGGTGAATTTCCTTGGGGAAATATTCAAGTGCGACAGTTGGGAACTTGGAAGTTAGCTTGGCATAATTGGCAAATACCGCAAAATGTTCCCGTCAAAGTTTATCCTGATTTAATTGGGTTGCGATCGCTCTCTATTCGCCTCACATTACAATCATCAGGTTCCATCCGCCAATCTCGCCGTATGGGTATCGGTACAGAGTTTGCGGAACTGCGGAACTATCACACTGGTGATGATTTACGCTTTATTGATTGGAAAGCCACCGCCAGGAGAACTACTGGGAATACACCGCCTTTGGTGAGGGTATTAGAACCAGAACAAGAACAAACCTTGATTATTTTATTAGACCGTGGTCGGCTGATGACAGCACAAGTCAAAGGCTTACAGCGATTTGATTGGGGTTTAAATGCGACTTTATCATTAGCATTAGCCGGATTACATCGGGGCGATCGCGTCGGAGTGGGTGTATTTGACCGCCAAATGCACACATGGGTTGCACCAGAACGCGGTCAATCTCATCTTGGTAAGTTAATTGATTATTTGACTCCAATTCAACCAGTTTTACTCGAATCTGATTATTTGGGTGCAGTCACTAATGTAGTACAAAGGCAAACTCGCCGCGCACTTGTAGTAGTAATTACTGATTTAGTTGATGTCACCGCTTCTACTGAATTATTAGCCGCACTTTCCCGGTTAGCACCAAGATATCTACCATTCTGTGTTACTTTGCGAGATCCTCAAGTTGATCATCTAGCACACACATTTACTCAAGAAGTCACAGCAGCATATAGTCGTGCTGTTGCCTTAGATTTATTAGCACAACGCCAAGTTGCTTTTGCCCAGCTAAAGCAAAAAGGTGTCTTGGTACTTGATGCACCAGCAAATCAAATTACGGATCAGTTGGTTGAACGATATCTGCAACTCAAAGCACGAAATCAGTTATGA
- a CDS encoding NAD(P)/FAD-dependent oxidoreductase, with the protein MKTYDWIVVGGGITGATLAYELVKVGLSVLLLEQHATPDNATRYSYGGLAYWSGTTPLTRQLCQEAIARYQILSQELDADIELRELDLLLTISADTHPQTAASIYANCAVPPSLLSVQAAYELEPLLNREVISGALTVKHGHIHPDKTAQAYIKAFLRAGGEMQISQVLQILKGGVQTNTDTYHSANVVICAGGLSRKILKSAGISVKVYFTHAEMIEIPPVDLRLQTLVMPANLQRFQLEAASTQVDELWDELGNELVPPILDVGAVQFLDGSLRVGQISRTLTNPDAQVNAEDSENWLRNNITSVLPALGNLPGTWYHCLVAFSNNRLPVIGAIPEFAGVHIFSGFSNPLVFVPPLAQRFANFVTGKEDEIMNQIIIGMK; encoded by the coding sequence ATGAAAACCTACGATTGGATTGTGGTTGGTGGCGGAATTACGGGTGCGACACTTGCCTATGAATTAGTCAAAGTCGGTTTGAGTGTACTGTTATTAGAACAACACGCCACACCAGACAATGCAACTCGATATAGTTATGGTGGACTAGCTTATTGGTCAGGAACAACACCACTTACTCGTCAATTATGCCAAGAAGCGATCGCCCGTTATCAAATTTTGTCTCAAGAGTTAGATGCTGATATTGAATTGCGAGAATTAGATTTATTACTGACAATTTCAGCCGATACTCACCCACAAACCGCCGCCAGTATTTATGCTAATTGTGCCGTACCACCAAGTTTACTGAGTGTACAAGCAGCTTATGAGTTAGAACCATTACTAAATCGGGAGGTTATTTCCGGTGCTTTAACTGTGAAACATGGCCATATTCATCCAGACAAAACAGCACAAGCATATATAAAAGCTTTTTTACGCGCTGGCGGGGAAATGCAAATTAGTCAAGTTTTGCAAATCCTCAAAGGTGGTGTCCAAACAAATACCGACACTTATCATAGTGCTAACGTTGTGATTTGCGCTGGTGGACTCAGCCGAAAAATACTCAAATCAGCAGGTATTTCCGTCAAAGTGTATTTTACCCACGCCGAAATGATTGAAATTCCACCTGTAGATTTGCGTTTACAAACTTTAGTAATGCCAGCTAATCTGCAAAGATTTCAATTAGAAGCAGCATCAACACAAGTTGATGAATTGTGGGATGAATTGGGAAATGAATTAGTCCCACCAATATTAGATGTAGGTGCAGTGCAGTTTTTAGATGGTAGCTTGCGTGTGGGTCAAATTAGTCGGACACTCACAAATCCTGATGCACAAGTAAATGCCGAAGATAGCGAAAATTGGTTGCGAAATAATATTACTTCAGTGTTACCGGCATTGGGTAATTTACCAGGAACTTGGTATCATTGTTTAGTTGCATTTAGTAACAATCGTTTACCTGTAATTGGTGCTATCCCAGAATTTGCAGGTGTGCATATTTTTTCGGGATTCAGCAATCCTCTTGTTTTTGTACCACCTTTAGCACAACGTTTTGCTAACTTTGTCACGGGGAAGGAAGATGAAATTATGAATCAAATAATCATAGGTATGAAGTAA
- a CDS encoding GNAT family N-acetyltransferase: MLQIIQCETDKDKAHIKDLLFEYFSWINLMWSQEFNMGFDINSSLEECLAQLDEFMPPDGRLLLARYKGKIVGCVGLRSIDQGIGEVKRLYVQPKFRAKGIGRELLENIIYEAANIGYSKLRLDTAPFTKAAQALYHSLGFQDIAPYFEKIEVPPEYRNNWIFMELRL; this comes from the coding sequence TTGCTACAAATTATTCAATGCGAAACTGACAAAGACAAAGCGCACATCAAAGATTTGCTGTTTGAATATTTTAGCTGGATAAATTTGATGTGGAGCCAGGAATTTAACATGGGTTTTGATATTAATTCTTCTTTAGAAGAATGTCTTGCTCAACTCGATGAATTTATGCCACCAGATGGACGCTTACTTTTGGCAAGATATAAAGGCAAAATTGTTGGTTGTGTTGGCTTACGCAGCATTGATCAGGGAATTGGAGAGGTAAAAAGGCTGTATGTCCAGCCAAAATTTCGCGCCAAAGGTATAGGTCGAGAGTTATTAGAAAATATTATCTATGAAGCTGCCAATATAGGTTACTCAAAACTGCGCTTAGATACGGCTCCTTTTACGAAAGCAGCGCAAGCACTCTATCATTCACTCGGTTTTCAAGATATTGCACCATATTTTGAAAAAATAGAAGTCCCTCCAGAATATCGAAATAACTGGATTTTTATGGAATTGAGACTTTAA
- a CDS encoding type II toxin-antitoxin system VapC family toxin, giving the protein MRSLSQIQLSTSVIVAEELRFMAQNSQQKAANLIKINAFLQRINLYGIDKETTEIYGDFKSELIKHFGPKEKIKRSTIQLNTIGISENDLWIAATALRHSLIIVSCDSDFKRMQQVREIAWESWV; this is encoded by the coding sequence TTGCGATCGCTTAGTCAAATACAACTGTCTACTAGCGTCATTGTGGCAGAAGAGTTACGCTTTATGGCGCAAAATTCGCAACAGAAAGCTGCTAACTTAATCAAAATAAATGCGTTTTTGCAGCGAATTAACTTATATGGAATCGATAAAGAAACTACAGAAATTTATGGTGACTTTAAATCTGAATTAATCAAGCATTTTGGCCCCAAAGAAAAAATTAAACGTAGCACAATTCAATTAAATACTATCGGGATTAGTGAAAATGACCTCTGGATAGCTGCGACAGCTTTACGCCATTCATTGATAATTGTTTCATGCGATAGTGACTTTAAGCGAATGCAACAAGTAAGAGAAATTGCTTGGGAAAGTTGGGTTTAG